Proteins encoded in a region of the Natator depressus isolate rNatDep1 chromosome 23, rNatDep2.hap1, whole genome shotgun sequence genome:
- the LOC141976791 gene encoding maestro heat-like repeat-containing protein family member 7: protein MEGLHHLYTFMLRQKCTTLAKQSAEYLQVFREWRAENTFWVTWFTNTSNIAMMFGKYFNPSERMDFLLTAIEGMRDTSVHDSVAARHMLHVILWVPSPSLERVSEAVMSIYHNLDSISEPLAQQQLLKALVVVGDHYSEEVVTTLLGCSLSCDRSDRCASITMSLSKRLASPS from the exons atggagggacttcaccacctctacaccttcatgctgcggcaaaaat gcaccacgctggcaaagcagagtgcagagtatctgcaggtcttcagggagtggcgagcggagaacaccttctgggtcacctggttcaccaacaccagcaatatcgccatg atgtttgggaagtacttcaacccatccgagcgcatggacttcctcctcactgctatcgagggcatgagagacaccagcgtccatgactcggtggcggccaggcacatgctgcatgtgatcctgtgggtccccagcccaagcttggagagg gtgtcggaggctgtgatgagcatctaccacaacctggactccatcagcgagccgctggcccagcagcagctgctcaaggcccttgtcgtggTGGGCGACCActacagcgaggaggtggtcacaaccctgctgggctgctcgctgtcatgtgacag GAGCGACCGCTGCGCCAGCATCACgatgtctctcagcaagaggctggcgtCGCCCTCTTGa